The following nucleotide sequence is from candidate division KSB1 bacterium.
ACTTAGATGGGGATAATCTTCCTGATAAACTAGACGTCATTACTACTATGAAAAGTTATGGAATTCCGGTTTATATAACCGAGTTTGATGTGGATTTGAGAAATATTCCTGGTAGCGTAGAAGATAGATTTTTACTGCAGGCTGAAATTTATAAAAGCATGCTCGAGGCATGTCTCGAGTCCGGAGTTTGTGAGAGTTTTACTGTTTGGGGGATCGGTGATAAATATTCATGGCTTGAACAATCTTCGATCAATGAGATGAGTTCTTGCAAAGCTGACCCAACACCCTTCGATGACGATTTACAGCCTAAACCAGCTTATTATTCTCTCTATGAGGCGCTGGAAAAATATGCTAAAAACTGAAAGTTAGTTTTGTAGTGCAAGCATAATTAAGAGAATATTCAACCTTATTTCTTTTAGCTATCCTGTTACTTGTATTCACAATTATTTTCATATTTAAAAAATTCATTAGACCGATCTAAATGATTAGAAAGAGTTTTATGATAATAGATAAAACAGAAAGCGTCATCCAATGGCCAGAAAAATACAACCTTTGTGGGGTTAAGGTTAGCGCTACAGATTATGACGAAACGGTTTCTTTAATTTTAAAAGCTGCTAAATTGCGCCAGTCATCCGTGGTATCATGCCATGCTGTACACGCAATAATTTCTGCTAGCCTGGATAATCAATTGTTGGATCAAGTCAACTCTTTTGAGCTTATTGTTCCGGATGGGCAGCCAGTGCGATGGGCATTAAATCGTCTATACCAGACTAATCTCAGTGATCGAGTATATGGTCCAGAACTTACAGTTCGGCTTTCCAGAAAAGCTGCCGAAGAGGGAGTGCCCATCTATCTCTATGGAAGTTCTTCTGACGTTATTAAATTACTATGTTCCACTTTGATTTCAAAATTTCCAGGATTGCAAATTGCTGGTGCGGAATCACCTCCGTTTCGGCCATTAACGCAAGACGAATCGGAAAGTATGGTAAAACGAATTAATGATAGCGAGGCAGGTATTGTGTTTGTGGGCCTGGGTTGTCCAAAGCAGGATCAATTTGCATCTGAGTATAAACACCGTCTAAAGGCTGTCCAGGTATGTGTAGGTGCAGCATTCGATTTTATCGCAGGGACTAAGGAAATGGCTCCGAGTTGGATGCAGCAACGAGGGTTAGAATGGTTGTTTCGCCTGAGTGAAGAGCCACGCCGTTTACTGCGTAGGTATCTAGTAACCAATTTTCGATTTATCCAAAAGCTTCTGATCCAATGGGGACGGCAGAAAATTTTGATAATATGGATGAATTAATCAACCATATCTCAATTTTTACTGCTTAGTAGAATTATTTATATCAATGAAATGTAGTTTCTAAATTAGAACCAAAAATGAAGGAAAGATGGCATGTTAGATAAATTAATAGTGATAGCTGGCGCTGGAGGTTTTATTGGTGGGCATCTCGTTTCTTCTTTACTTGATAGAGGTCATTCGAATATTTGTGCGGTCGATATAAAGCCTTTCAATCAATGGTACCAAGTATTTGACAATGTTGAAAATGTAATCGCAGATCTTCGAGAAAAAGAAAATTGCTTTCGGGTATGCCAAGGAGCTAGTGAAGTTTATAACTTAGCCGCTGATATGGGAGGAATGGGTTTTATTGAAAATAATAAAGCTTTATGTATGCTTACCGTATTAATCAATACCCACCTCTTGTTAGCCGCAAAGGAAGCCGGCGTCCAACGATATTTTTATTCGAGTTCAGCTTGTGTTTATAATGCCGAAAAACAAAAAGACACAAATGTAATTCCACTATGTGAAAGTGACGCCTATCCAGCAATGCCGGAAGATGGTTACGGATGGGAGAAATTATTTTCCGAACGTATGTGCCGACATTTTCGAGAAGATTTTGGCCTGGTGACAAGAGTTGCAAGATTCCACAATGTTTACGGACCCTATGGGACCTGGGATGGCGGCCGTGAAAAAGCACCGGCTGCAATATGTCGGAAGGTCATACAGGCTAAACTTACCGGAAATCACGAAATCGAGATATGGGGCGATGGCAATCAAAAGCGAAGTTTTATGTACATCGATGATTGTATACATGGAATTGATTTGATCATACGAAGTTTAATCGTTGAACCCATTAATCTAGGTTCCAATGAAATGGTAACTATAAACGGATTAGTGGATATCGTTGAAGAGATCGCCGGTATTCGGTTAAACAGAAAATATAAACTGGATGCTCCTAAAGGAGTGAATGGAAGAAACAGTGATAATACAAAAATTCAGAAGTATTTGGGATGGGAACCCAGTACAAAGCTCTTTGAAGGTATGAAATTGACTTATGAGTGGATTAGCAATGAACGTTTAGTCAAATATGGAACCGCCGCAACAGTTGGTTAAAGTGAATAAAGCTGCCAATAGAAAAAATGTTAATCTTACGGCTGATAATTAACGGTTGATTTTATACCGTGGAGAAATCGATTCAGTGAATAGTAAAACTCCAAAGGTTAGCCTTGGTTTGCCAGTTAATAATGGTGAGAAGTATCTTTCCCAAACTCTTGATTCTTTACTGGGCCAGACATTTGATGATTTTGAGTTGATTATTTCAGATAACGGTTCGACAGACTTAACGCCGCAAATTTGTCAATACTACAGTAAGAGAGATAAAAGAATTCATTACTACCGATATGAACAAAACCTGGGAGCTGCATGGAATTTTAACAATGCGTTTAAGCTATCCCACGGTATGTATTTCAAATGGGTGGCCCATGACGATATAATCAGTCCAACCTTCCTTAAAAAATGTGTGGACATATTGGATAGCCATCCCGAAGTTGTCTGGTGTTTTTCTATAAGTAGGCATATTGATCCAGAGGGAAAGTCTATTGACAGTGAGCTTGCTGGAGTTGTAAGCTACGCAAATCGAGATTCAAATAATCCTCTATTGAAATCACAAATGAAACCAACTCGAGAATCGTCAAAAGTTTTCGAAAGATTCGGGGCTATATTATTAGGAAGTGATGGGAATTTAGATGTCTTTGGTCTTATACGAGCAGATGCAATGAGGAAGACTATGCTGCAATTACCTTATTATGGCGCCGATAAAGTCTTCGTCGCCGAGCTTAGTTTATTAGGCAGGTATAAAGAAATTCCGGAAATTCTCTTTTCAACTCGAGTTCATCATGCCGGTTCCGGAGCGAAGACTAATTCTAAACAGCTACAAGACTGGATTGATCCAACGAGTCGGC
It contains:
- a CDS encoding WecB/TagA/CpsF family glycosyltransferase, yielding MIIDKTESVIQWPEKYNLCGVKVSATDYDETVSLILKAAKLRQSSVVSCHAVHAIISASLDNQLLDQVNSFELIVPDGQPVRWALNRLYQTNLSDRVYGPELTVRLSRKAAEEGVPIYLYGSSSDVIKLLCSTLISKFPGLQIAGAESPPFRPLTQDESESMVKRINDSEAGIVFVGLGCPKQDQFASEYKHRLKAVQVCVGAAFDFIAGTKEMAPSWMQQRGLEWLFRLSEEPRRLLRRYLVTNFRFIQKLLIQWGRQKILIIWMN
- a CDS encoding glycosyltransferase family 2 protein, translated to MNSKTPKVSLGLPVNNGEKYLSQTLDSLLGQTFDDFELIISDNGSTDLTPQICQYYSKRDKRIHYYRYEQNLGAAWNFNNAFKLSHGMYFKWVAHDDIISPTFLKKCVDILDSHPEVVWCFSISRHIDPEGKSIDSELAGVVSYANRDSNNPLLKSQMKPTRESSKVFERFGAILLGSDGNLDVFGLIRADAMRKTMLQLPYYGADKVFVAELSLLGRYKEIPEILFSTRVHHAGSGAKTNSKQLQDWIDPTSRRVFHLTRFNLLKGYLKAIMRAKLSIPDRMNCFLVIIRYLFQVRKWKNVVSRTFRRIGTGGGYIQAVEILNKNSDKYDYSKSTIESRFDSLKIIHSTLGEKL
- a CDS encoding NAD-dependent epimerase/dehydratase family protein, translated to MLDKLIVIAGAGGFIGGHLVSSLLDRGHSNICAVDIKPFNQWYQVFDNVENVIADLREKENCFRVCQGASEVYNLAADMGGMGFIENNKALCMLTVLINTHLLLAAKEAGVQRYFYSSSACVYNAEKQKDTNVIPLCESDAYPAMPEDGYGWEKLFSERMCRHFREDFGLVTRVARFHNVYGPYGTWDGGREKAPAAICRKVIQAKLTGNHEIEIWGDGNQKRSFMYIDDCIHGIDLIIRSLIVEPINLGSNEMVTINGLVDIVEEIAGIRLNRKYKLDAPKGVNGRNSDNTKIQKYLGWEPSTKLFEGMKLTYEWISNERLVKYGTAATVG